Proteins encoded together in one Labilibaculum sp. DW002 window:
- a CDS encoding bifunctional metallophosphatase/5'-nucleotidase, protein MWNRRDFLKNISLASLVLGTGLISKRSLAAKNQMQKITILHTNDLHSRIDPFPKEDPEFGGLGGFARINALVQKIRKTEDHVLLFDAGDVYQGTPYFNFFEGEAEFKLMSKIGYDAGNIGNHEFDNGIEGITNQLKHLNFPLLNANYDFTGTDLEGKIPAYKIFEKGDLKIGVFGVGVDLDGYVEAKNRSTISYIDPVDVAEKMHRVLKEEQKCDLIICLSHLGYKNEYGGDSDYDFAKKSRGIDLIIGGHSHTLLETPDRVLNKDGVEVLINQVGWAGIALGRIDFHIDKKNNIKLAASKLFSVDDKIA, encoded by the coding sequence ATGTGGAATAGAAGAGATTTTTTGAAAAATATTAGTCTTGCAAGTTTGGTTTTAGGAACGGGATTAATTTCTAAAAGATCATTGGCAGCTAAGAATCAAATGCAAAAAATAACAATTTTGCATACGAATGATTTGCATTCTCGTATCGATCCTTTTCCTAAGGAAGATCCAGAATTCGGAGGTTTGGGAGGTTTTGCAAGAATAAATGCTTTGGTGCAAAAAATAAGAAAGACTGAAGATCATGTTTTGCTTTTTGATGCAGGAGATGTGTATCAGGGGACTCCCTATTTTAATTTTTTCGAAGGAGAGGCGGAATTCAAGCTGATGTCAAAGATTGGTTATGATGCCGGGAATATTGGAAATCATGAGTTTGATAATGGAATTGAAGGAATCACAAATCAATTGAAGCACCTTAATTTCCCCTTGCTAAATGCAAATTATGATTTTACTGGAACGGACTTAGAAGGGAAAATACCGGCTTATAAAATCTTCGAGAAAGGAGATTTAAAGATCGGTGTTTTTGGTGTTGGTGTAGACTTAGATGGATATGTTGAAGCTAAAAATAGAAGTACAATATCTTATATTGATCCTGTTGATGTGGCGGAAAAAATGCATCGTGTTTTAAAAGAGGAACAAAAATGTGATTTGATTATTTGTCTTTCCCATTTAGGATACAAAAATGAATATGGAGGAGACTCGGATTATGATTTTGCTAAAAAATCACGAGGGATTGATTTAATTATTGGTGGGCATTCTCATACTTTATTAGAAACACCCGATCGAGTGTTGAACAAAGATGGAGTTGAAGTATTGATCAATCAGGTAGGATGGGCTGGCATAGCACTTGGACGCATCGATTTCCATATTGATAAAAAGAATAATATAAAATTAGCAGCTTCGAAGCTTTTCTCAGTAGATGATAAAATAGCTTAG
- a CDS encoding cation diffusion facilitator family transporter encodes MKNSKFKLDKSNWALVEGWLSIIGNILLFGLKYWAGIVTGSIAIMADAWHTLSDSLSSVIVIVGAKISKKPADDDHPFGHGRADLISAFIIGILLLLVAFDFVIESYHTLRDHEASQFGTIAVVVMIASVVIKELLAQFAYYGARKTNSKVLRADGWHHRSDAISSLVILIGIFLGPYYWWIDGVLGLIVAILIGHAAYEIISDSIHSLLGESPSDGIIDSLKSTIGEVHPYKLEPHHFHLHVYGDHTELTFHIRLPHNMPIKQAHDIATKLEEAILDKYGYSSTIHIEPKLKS; translated from the coding sequence TTGAAGAATTCTAAATTTAAATTAGACAAGTCGAATTGGGCTTTGGTAGAAGGTTGGCTTTCTATTATTGGTAATATTTTACTTTTTGGCTTAAAGTATTGGGCTGGTATTGTAACTGGTTCCATTGCAATAATGGCGGATGCTTGGCATACTTTGTCTGATAGTTTAAGTTCTGTAATTGTAATTGTAGGCGCTAAAATTTCAAAGAAACCTGCCGATGATGACCATCCTTTTGGCCATGGTCGAGCTGATTTGATTAGTGCATTTATCATTGGTATCCTTTTGCTTTTAGTGGCTTTCGATTTCGTAATTGAATCCTATCATACGCTTCGAGATCATGAAGCATCACAATTTGGAACAATAGCGGTTGTGGTTATGATTGCATCGGTAGTGATTAAAGAATTATTAGCTCAATTTGCCTATTACGGTGCTCGAAAAACGAATTCTAAAGTTTTACGTGCAGATGGATGGCATCATCGTAGTGATGCAATTTCTTCATTGGTGATCTTAATTGGTATCTTTTTAGGTCCGTACTATTGGTGGATTGATGGTGTATTAGGACTGATTGTGGCGATTCTTATTGGTCACGCGGCTTATGAAATAATAAGTGATTCTATTCATTCTTTATTGGGAGAGAGTCCAAGTGATGGAATTATTGATTCCTTAAAATCAACTATTGGGGAGGTTCACCCCTACAAACTAGAACCACATCATTTTCATTTGCATGTGTACGGAGACCACACTGAACTAACATTTCATATTCGTTTGCCTCATAATATGCCAATAAAGCAAGCGCATGATATTGCTACAAAATTAGAGGAGGCAATTCTAGATAAATATGGTTATTCTTCGACCATCCATATCGAACCTAAGCTAAAATCCTAG
- a CDS encoding DMT family transporter — MGVISNNKGVFYAIITAFLWGFLPIFLKVSLNELDSISIVWFRFTFAFTILFLFFLITDKKQLEIIKRPPLILIIAALALGVNYLGFMQGINYTTPSNAQIIMQTAPILLALVGVVFFKERLNKKQIIGFAIAGIGLFLFYRNQLQAFIQDADAFNTGFMWIELGAVMWVLYAALQKQLVQKHPAQLLNMVLYGIPAILYTPFVNFEAFATISITTWMILVFLGLNTLVAYGCLALAFKYTEAYKVSLIVTMNPIITLLAMAALAALNVSWIQTNSLSIYSILGAVLVIGGAITAVYFSKKNKKSTN, encoded by the coding sequence ATGGGTGTTATAAGCAATAATAAAGGTGTTTTTTACGCAATAATTACAGCTTTTTTATGGGGGTTTCTGCCAATATTTCTAAAGGTTAGCTTGAATGAGCTCGACTCCATTTCTATTGTTTGGTTTCGCTTCACTTTTGCATTTACAATTCTCTTTTTATTCTTTTTAATAACGGATAAAAAACAGTTGGAAATAATAAAACGACCTCCACTCATTCTTATTATTGCTGCTTTAGCCTTAGGTGTTAATTACCTAGGTTTTATGCAAGGCATTAACTATACAACACCGAGCAATGCGCAAATTATTATGCAAACGGCTCCTATTTTACTAGCATTAGTAGGTGTTGTGTTTTTTAAAGAGCGACTAAACAAAAAGCAAATAATTGGTTTTGCAATTGCAGGTATCGGATTGTTCTTATTTTACAGAAACCAATTACAAGCCTTTATTCAAGATGCTGATGCGTTCAATACTGGCTTTATGTGGATTGAATTGGGTGCAGTAATGTGGGTTTTGTATGCTGCTTTACAAAAACAATTGGTTCAAAAGCATCCTGCTCAACTTTTAAACATGGTTCTTTATGGTATTCCTGCCATTTTGTATACTCCCTTTGTTAATTTTGAGGCTTTTGCTACCATCAGTATAACAACATGGATGATTCTAGTATTCTTGGGACTTAACACATTAGTTGCGTACGGCTGTCTTGCTCTAGCTTTTAAATATACGGAAGCATATAAAGTAAGTCTTATTGTAACCATGAATCCAATTATCACCTTATTAGCGATGGCTGCTTTGGCTGCCCTAAATGTTAGTTGGATTCAAACCAATTCACTGAGTATTTATTCAATTCTAGGTGCCGTATTGGTAATCGGAGGTGCCATTACAGCTGTTTACTTTTCCAAAAAGAATAAAAAATCTACTAACTAG
- a CDS encoding LexA family transcriptional regulator: protein MENLNKNLKYLRIRKRLSQTRLSHRIGIGASSISAYEKRRSTPKISSLLKYSKYFNRKLEELVNEDISLSDQIKQQDTKGDQLRVLPILVDSKNEEMISLVPVKAAAGYLNGYSDAEFISELPNFRMPFSELSENKTYRAFQIEGDSMLPVPAGSYIICEYVQDWEHIKDDSCCIVLTADDGIVYKRIKKDFSNNQLLLNSDNSEYLSFEVSLNQVLEVWKSLGFVSFNLPDAPQK from the coding sequence ATGGAAAATCTAAATAAAAACCTTAAATATTTACGCATTCGCAAAAGATTATCACAAACTCGATTATCTCACAGAATTGGAATTGGAGCTTCATCTATTAGCGCCTACGAAAAAAGAAGAAGTACTCCAAAAATTTCAAGCTTACTGAAATATTCTAAATACTTTAATAGAAAGTTAGAAGAACTAGTAAATGAAGATATTTCCTTAAGTGATCAAATAAAACAACAAGATACCAAAGGAGATCAACTTCGTGTTTTGCCAATACTCGTTGACAGCAAGAACGAAGAAATGATCAGTTTAGTTCCTGTAAAAGCTGCTGCAGGATACCTAAATGGCTACTCAGATGCTGAGTTTATAAGCGAACTTCCAAATTTCAGAATGCCATTTAGTGAGCTTTCTGAAAACAAAACTTACCGTGCATTCCAAATTGAAGGAGACAGCATGTTACCAGTTCCTGCCGGATCGTACATTATATGTGAATACGTTCAAGATTGGGAGCATATAAAGGATGATTCTTGCTGCATTGTTTTAACGGCTGACGATGGCATAGTTTACAAACGAATCAAAAAAGATTTTTCAAACAATCAGTTGTTATTGAATTCTGATAACTCAGAGTATCTTTCTTTTGAAGTTAGCTTAAATCAGGTGTTGGAGGTATGGAAATCTTTAGGTTTTGTCAGTTTTAATTTACCAGATGCTCCTCAAAAATAA
- a CDS encoding LacI family DNA-binding transcriptional regulator, with the protein MANRPVTIKDIAEKLSISVSTVSRALKNNPEISLQTREAVQKLAKELNYRPNPLAVALKTQKSNTIGVVVPQIVSSFYASVVKGIEQVADEHGYQVFVSSSNEKLEKEKKNVDGFLNMRMDGIILSLSRATNTYDHIHKIKEMGVPIVLFDRTSKELEVSKVVADDAAAAHSAVSHLLEGGAKRIAFLTGPEYMLFGRNRMRGYKRALADKNIDLDETLISRCDFTVDSAKQATMELLSRSNRPDAFFAINDELAIGAIMAAKELGFKIPEEVAVVGFSNSRRSRYMEPSISTMDQNPKQVGREAANLLFEQMEDKPDSDKIKEAVVHADLIVRTSSDK; encoded by the coding sequence ATGGCAAACCGACCCGTAACGATTAAAGATATTGCTGAAAAGTTAAGTATCTCTGTTTCTACTGTTTCTCGTGCATTAAAGAATAATCCGGAAATAAGTTTACAAACTCGAGAAGCAGTACAAAAATTAGCGAAAGAATTAAATTATCGACCAAATCCTTTGGCTGTTGCGCTTAAAACTCAAAAGTCAAATACTATTGGAGTTGTTGTACCACAGATTGTTAGTTCATTTTATGCTTCAGTAGTAAAAGGAATTGAACAAGTTGCCGATGAGCATGGTTATCAGGTTTTTGTGAGTTCGTCGAATGAGAAATTAGAGAAAGAGAAAAAGAACGTAGATGGTTTTCTAAATATGAGAATGGATGGAATTATTCTGTCTTTATCTCGTGCAACGAACACCTACGATCATATACATAAGATAAAAGAAATGGGTGTACCTATCGTTTTATTCGATAGAACATCTAAGGAACTTGAAGTATCAAAGGTTGTTGCGGATGATGCCGCTGCTGCTCATTCTGCAGTTTCTCACCTTTTAGAGGGTGGAGCTAAGCGTATTGCATTCCTTACAGGACCAGAGTATATGCTTTTTGGAAGAAATAGAATGCGAGGTTATAAGCGTGCTCTTGCAGATAAAAATATTGACTTAGATGAAACATTAATTTCGCGATGTGATTTTACTGTTGACTCGGCAAAGCAAGCAACTATGGAACTACTTTCAAGAAGTAACCGTCCGGATGCATTTTTTGCGATTAATGATGAGTTGGCAATTGGAGCAATTATGGCAGCTAAGGAGTTAGGCTTTAAAATTCCTGAAGAAGTTGCTGTTGTTGGATTCTCTAATAGTCGTCGCTCGCGTTATATGGAACCTTCGATTTCGACTATGGATCAGAATCCAAAACAAGTTGGAAGAGAAGCGGCTAATCTTCTGTTTGAACAAATGGAGGATAAACCAGATAGTGATAAAATAAAAGAAGCTGTTGTTCATGCAGATTTGATTGTAAGAACATCAAGCGACAAATAG
- the rlmN gene encoding 23S rRNA (adenine(2503)-C(2))-methyltransferase RlmN, whose product MAKELLLGKTLEELTQIVLDLKLPKFTAKQLADWLYKKDVESIDDMSNLSLKARTALNEKYDIGITLSTKEQVSVDGTKKYLYPTNLPNQFIETAYIPDDDRATLCVSSQVGCKMGCLFCMTGKQGFQGQLKSSDIINQVRSLPELHNLTNIVYMGMGEPLDNVHEVMKSLEILTADYGMAMSPRRITVSTIGIIPGMKTFLNDSECHLAVSLHTPFDDERKKLMPVQNVYPVKDVLKMIREFDFGRQRRVSFEYIMFKGINDTPAHVKELCKILDGINCRMNLIRFHPIPNSPLLGSDENTVEEFKNLLNKKGITTTIRRSRGLDIFAACGLLSTKELVKQQSKDY is encoded by the coding sequence ATGGCTAAAGAATTACTATTAGGAAAAACATTGGAAGAACTAACACAAATCGTTTTGGATTTGAAACTTCCTAAATTCACAGCAAAACAACTTGCTGATTGGCTTTATAAAAAGGACGTAGAGAGTATAGATGACATGTCAAACCTATCATTAAAAGCAAGGACAGCTTTAAATGAAAAATACGATATTGGAATTACACTTTCAACTAAAGAACAAGTTTCAGTAGATGGAACAAAGAAATATCTTTATCCAACCAATTTGCCTAATCAGTTTATTGAAACAGCTTATATTCCGGACGATGACAGAGCAACCCTTTGTGTATCTTCCCAGGTCGGTTGTAAAATGGGCTGTTTGTTTTGCATGACGGGGAAACAAGGCTTTCAAGGCCAACTTAAATCTAGTGACATTATAAATCAAGTACGTTCTTTACCGGAATTGCACAATCTTACCAATATTGTTTATATGGGTATGGGAGAACCTCTTGATAATGTACATGAAGTCATGAAATCTCTTGAAATATTGACTGCCGACTATGGTATGGCGATGAGCCCGCGAAGAATTACAGTTTCAACCATTGGAATTATCCCTGGCATGAAAACATTCTTGAACGACAGTGAATGTCACCTTGCAGTAAGTCTGCATACACCATTCGACGATGAGAGAAAGAAATTAATGCCAGTTCAGAACGTTTACCCTGTAAAGGATGTTTTGAAAATGATTCGTGAGTTCGATTTTGGGCGCCAACGTCGAGTATCCTTCGAATACATCATGTTTAAAGGAATAAATGACACTCCTGCTCACGTAAAAGAACTTTGTAAGATTTTGGATGGTATCAATTGCCGAATGAATCTAATTCGCTTTCATCCCATCCCAAATTCTCCTTTATTAGGTTCTGATGAAAATACGGTTGAGGAATTCAAGAATTTATTAAATAAAAAAGGAATTACGACAACTATTCGTCGCTCCAGAGGTTTGGATATCTTTGCTGCTTGTGGTTTACTTTCAACCAAGGAATTGGTTAAGCAACAAAGTAAAGACTATTAA
- a CDS encoding ferredoxin--NADP reductase encodes MESKTKQQNKLSTTIVLENKAIAPGVYVIKYKKTKDFKAGQYIGMTTDLSVTPRLYTIASGENEAEVQILYNLKDDGWLTPRLSEIKAGSELYVTDPEGDFIDDENPAWWIASGTGIAPFSSMFRSGLKADKKLIHGGRFTHSFFFEKEFRPALKGNYIRCCSQENGEGLYNGRLTRYLQDIEVFPEDCRYFLCGSPEMVVEVRDLLIKRGVSYDRIVAEIYF; translated from the coding sequence ATGGAATCAAAAACAAAACAACAAAACAAACTATCAACAACAATAGTACTTGAAAACAAAGCAATTGCTCCTGGCGTTTACGTTATCAAATATAAAAAAACCAAAGATTTTAAGGCTGGACAATACATTGGTATGACTACAGACTTAAGTGTTACACCACGATTATACACTATTGCTAGTGGTGAAAACGAAGCTGAAGTACAAATCCTATACAACCTTAAAGATGATGGATGGCTAACTCCAAGATTAAGCGAAATTAAAGCAGGTTCAGAGTTATATGTAACTGATCCAGAAGGTGATTTTATTGATGATGAGAATCCAGCATGGTGGATCGCTTCCGGAACAGGAATCGCTCCTTTCTCTTCAATGTTTCGCTCAGGATTAAAAGCTGACAAAAAGCTCATTCACGGAGGTCGGTTTACACATTCTTTTTTCTTTGAAAAAGAGTTTCGTCCGGCTCTTAAAGGCAATTATATACGCTGTTGTTCACAAGAGAATGGAGAAGGTTTGTATAATGGAAGATTAACACGATATTTGCAGGATATTGAGGTATTCCCAGAAGATTGCAGATATTTCCTTTGCGGTAGTCCAGAAATGGTTGTCGAAGTGAGAGATTTACTAATTAAACGTGGTGTTTCCTACGATAGAATCGTTGCAGAAATCTACTTTTAA
- a CDS encoding MFS transporter, whose product MTKTKLQESLRDSVLVRWAMLITVGFVLAANYYFYDALSPLKSTLTKEFGFTSTDFGLFVSVYSIPNVFFLMAVLGGIILDKLGIRRTGFMFVAFMAFGALVTAYGASDLYRNDGLGYSFMSSFMPGYSPELKMMLLGRFLFGLGAETSIVVISKIIVKWFKGKELALAFGVKLGLARTGSFLAFNLSPVLIESEQGWTTAIWFAAFLVLSALLVFLIYMMFDLKLDKQVKQEGLLSTSDEFHISDITKLLTNRSFIYVTLLCLTFYSAVFPFLSFSSDFFLNKFNLSIKESGFISSMLPIGTMIFTPIFGLFVDKIGKAASLMIYGSIILVIVHLTFAFTGLSPYVMMVILGLAFSLVPASMWPSVAKMVDEKRIGSAYGLMFSVQNLGLWAFPILAGVVLDATNPEGAETLDYTYTMIMFACLGLVGLVFALLLKREDKVSGYGLELPSNSK is encoded by the coding sequence ATGACTAAAACTAAACTACAAGAATCACTAAGAGATTCTGTACTTGTCCGCTGGGCAATGCTGATTACTGTCGGATTTGTTCTTGCGGCAAACTACTATTTTTACGATGCATTATCTCCATTAAAATCAACACTTACCAAAGAATTTGGGTTCACCAGTACTGATTTTGGTTTATTTGTATCCGTATACTCTATTCCTAATGTCTTTTTCTTAATGGCAGTATTGGGAGGAATTATTCTCGATAAATTAGGTATTCGAAGAACAGGATTCATGTTTGTCGCCTTTATGGCCTTTGGAGCACTGGTAACAGCATATGGAGCAAGTGATCTATACAGAAACGACGGGCTTGGTTATTCGTTCATGTCTTCTTTCATGCCTGGATATTCTCCCGAACTGAAAATGATGTTATTAGGACGATTCCTGTTTGGTTTAGGAGCTGAAACCAGTATTGTTGTCATCAGTAAAATCATTGTAAAATGGTTTAAAGGAAAGGAATTAGCCTTAGCATTTGGAGTAAAACTTGGGCTTGCCCGAACCGGATCATTTCTTGCATTCAATTTATCACCAGTTCTAATTGAATCTGAGCAGGGATGGACTACTGCCATATGGTTTGCAGCCTTTTTAGTTCTTTCTGCCTTATTGGTATTCCTAATTTACATGATGTTTGATCTTAAATTGGATAAACAAGTAAAGCAAGAAGGTTTACTGTCTACAAGTGATGAATTTCATATCTCAGACATTACAAAACTACTAACCAATCGTTCGTTTATTTACGTCACTTTGTTGTGTTTGACCTTTTATTCTGCGGTATTCCCATTCCTATCTTTTTCATCTGATTTTTTCCTCAATAAATTTAACCTATCCATAAAAGAAAGTGGTTTCATCTCCTCAATGTTACCCATTGGAACAATGATATTTACACCGATATTTGGTTTGTTTGTTGATAAAATAGGAAAAGCAGCATCTCTAATGATTTATGGATCTATAATACTAGTAATTGTGCATCTCACATTTGCCTTTACAGGATTATCTCCATACGTAATGATGGTTATTTTAGGACTTGCCTTCTCTTTGGTACCAGCCTCTATGTGGCCATCTGTTGCTAAAATGGTGGATGAAAAAAGAATTGGTTCTGCCTATGGATTGATGTTCTCAGTACAGAATTTAGGCTTATGGGCATTTCCAATTTTAGCAGGAGTAGTTTTAGATGCTACAAACCCAGAAGGAGCTGAAACATTAGATTATACTTATACCATGATCATGTTTGCTTGCTTAGGATTAGTTGGTTTAGTGTTCGCCTTATTATTAAAAAGAGAAGACAAAGTTTCGGGCTATGGTTTGGAACTGCCTTCGAACAGCAAATAA
- a CDS encoding MFS transporter, translating into MTDAIKKTLRDSAGARWFVLILVSVTMLIAYTFMEVLSPLQTLIQSTYGWSGTDWGIVTGAQGYLNVFAFMLIFAGIILDKMGIKFTAIGSGIVMILGAIVKYYAFAGDFEMGSTIIGIDSRVFISAAGFALFCVGAEGAGITVSRIIVKWFKGKEMALAMGTEMALARLGSFLALFGSPRIAEAFDIPTSVLVGTIALSIALILFIVYSVMDTKLDKQVEDEAEEEEPFKISDIGVIISSKGFWYIAILCLLFYSAVFPFYKFSSGLMVNKFGIDPSTAGDIPSILPFGTILLTPLFGFIYDKYGKGASIMILGAVLLVIVHTIFYIPALTATWVAIFAVVLLGIAFSLVPSAMWPSVPKIIPEKQLGSAYALIFYVQNIGLMLVPILLGVVLDKTNPGVNEKIEGAIATFRAEGVPAGDISSKVQALREAGEIPMFDYSSTWLIFVGLTILATIFGFLLKAEDKKKGYGLELPNIQN; encoded by the coding sequence ATGACAGATGCTATTAAAAAGACATTGAGAGATAGTGCAGGCGCTCGTTGGTTTGTGCTAATTCTCGTATCGGTAACCATGCTTATCGCATACACATTTATGGAAGTGCTTTCTCCGCTTCAAACACTTATTCAAAGTACTTACGGATGGAGTGGTACCGATTGGGGAATTGTAACAGGAGCACAAGGCTACTTAAATGTGTTTGCATTTATGTTGATCTTTGCAGGTATTATACTCGATAAAATGGGAATTAAATTTACTGCCATTGGATCAGGTATAGTTATGATACTAGGTGCTATAGTTAAGTATTATGCATTTGCTGGCGATTTTGAAATGGGTTCTACAATCATAGGAATCGATTCAAGAGTATTTATTTCAGCAGCTGGATTTGCCTTATTCTGTGTAGGTGCCGAAGGTGCTGGTATTACTGTATCTAGAATAATCGTAAAATGGTTTAAAGGAAAAGAAATGGCACTTGCTATGGGTACAGAAATGGCCTTAGCGCGTTTAGGTTCATTCCTTGCACTATTTGGTTCACCTCGTATTGCTGAAGCATTTGATATTCCTACATCAGTTTTAGTTGGTACTATTGCTTTAAGTATTGCTTTAATTCTTTTTATTGTTTATAGTGTAATGGATACCAAGTTGGATAAACAAGTTGAAGATGAAGCTGAAGAAGAAGAGCCATTCAAAATCTCAGATATTGGTGTCATCATCTCAAGTAAGGGATTTTGGTATATCGCTATTCTTTGTTTATTATTCTATTCTGCTGTGTTCCCATTCTACAAGTTCTCTTCGGGACTAATGGTGAATAAGTTTGGAATTGATCCGTCTACTGCTGGTGACATCCCTTCAATTCTACCATTCGGAACGATTCTTTTAACACCTCTGTTTGGATTCATATACGACAAATACGGTAAAGGCGCCTCTATCATGATTCTTGGAGCAGTTCTACTTGTAATCGTTCATACGATATTCTATATACCCGCTTTAACGGCGACTTGGGTAGCGATATTCGCGGTTGTTCTATTGGGAATTGCTTTCTCATTGGTTCCTTCTGCAATGTGGCCATCGGTTCCAAAAATTATCCCTGAAAAGCAGTTGGGATCGGCTTATGCACTTATCTTCTATGTTCAGAATATTGGTCTAATGCTGGTTCCTATTTTGTTAGGTGTTGTTTTAGATAAAACAAATCCAGGTGTAAACGAGAAAATAGAAGGTGCAATTGCAACTTTCAGAGCAGAAGGTGTTCCTGCAGGTGATATTTCATCAAAAGTGCAAGCACTTAGAGAAGCAGGTGAAATTCCAATGTTTGATTATTCATCAACATGGTTAATCTTCGTTGGTTTAACAATTCTTGCGACCATTTTTGGATTCTTATTAAAAGCAGAAGATAAGAAGAAAGGTTATGGTCTTGAATTACCAAATATTCAGAATTAA
- a CDS encoding MFS transporter, with the protein MVMTAQLKESIRDSKSARWFVLITVSFLMLTGYFFTDIMSPLQGMLRDQMGWSNSSYGTFAGSYSVLNVFCLMLIFGGIILDKAGIRFTGTFFVGVMIVGAFLNYYAMTDMFNNGGIGYDFLNSFLTDYKPSLKMAMIGYALFGVGVEIAGITVSRIIVKWFKGKEMALAMGLEMACARGGMLIAFSASPWMTGADKIISRPLAFGVILLVIGLLAFFIHNMMDKKLDAEVAADTSVESSEDEFKISDVFLLFKNPGFILIALLCVLFYSAIFPFTKFAPDLMVQKYGFAEELSGMIVGLLPIGTMVLTPIFGAFMDKKGKSASIMMLGSLLLIFSHVIFAFLPGNTAFAFTAMVVLGFAFSFVPAAMWPSVPKIIPESRLGSAYAMIFMIQNVGLMLFPMLLGTVLDSANEGIAEGAALNYTEPMMLMVGCGIAALLVAFRLRVVDKKKGYGLDLPNIEK; encoded by the coding sequence ATGGTAATGACTGCTCAACTTAAGGAATCTATTCGTGATTCCAAATCAGCAAGATGGTTCGTTTTAATAACGGTTTCTTTCTTGATGCTTACAGGATATTTCTTTACAGATATCATGTCTCCTTTACAAGGAATGTTACGTGACCAAATGGGATGGTCTAATTCATCTTATGGAACATTTGCAGGCTCTTATTCTGTATTGAACGTATTCTGTCTGATGCTTATTTTTGGTGGGATTATCCTTGACAAAGCAGGTATTCGTTTTACAGGAACCTTCTTTGTTGGTGTTATGATTGTTGGGGCTTTCCTTAACTATTACGCCATGACTGATATGTTTAATAATGGTGGTATTGGATATGATTTTCTAAACTCGTTCTTAACTGACTATAAGCCTTCTTTGAAGATGGCGATGATTGGTTATGCCTTATTTGGTGTGGGTGTTGAGATTGCAGGTATCACTGTTTCTCGTATCATTGTAAAATGGTTTAAAGGAAAAGAAATGGCATTGGCTATGGGACTTGAAATGGCTTGTGCTCGTGGTGGTATGCTAATTGCATTTTCAGCTTCTCCATGGATGACAGGTGCTGATAAAATCATCTCACGTCCATTAGCATTTGGAGTTATTCTTCTTGTTATTGGTTTACTTGCATTTTTTATTCATAATATGATGGATAAGAAACTTGATGCTGAAGTTGCAGCTGATACTTCTGTTGAATCGTCTGAAGATGAATTTAAAATTTCGGATGTTTTCTTATTGTTTAAGAATCCTGGTTTTATTCTTATTGCACTGCTTTGTGTATTATTCTATTCCGCAATTTTCCCATTTACCAAATTTGCACCAGACTTGATGGTTCAAAAGTATGGTTTTGCTGAGGAACTTTCAGGTATGATTGTAGGACTTCTTCCTATTGGAACAATGGTTTTGACTCCGATTTTTGGTGCATTTATGGATAAGAAAGGAAAGTCAGCTAGTATTATGATGTTGGGATCTTTATTATTGATTTTCTCTCACGTGATCTTCGCTTTTTTACCAGGTAACACTGCTTTTGCATTTACGGCAATGGTTGTTTTAGGATTTGCATTCTCATTTGTACCTGCAGCTATGTGGCCTTCAGTACCAAAGATTATTCCGGAATCACGTTTAGGATCTGCTTATGCAATGATCTTTATGATTCAGAATGTAGGTCTAATGTTATTCCCTATGCTTTTAGGTACTGTATTGGATTCAGCAAACGAAGGAATAGCTGAAGGTGCTGCTCTTAATTATACTGAGCCGATGATGTTAATGGTTGGTTGTGGTATAGCAGCTCTATTAGTAGCTTTCAGATTAAGAGTTGTTGACAAGAAAAAAGGATATGGTCTAGACCTTCCAAACATTGAGAAATAA